One window from the genome of Terrimicrobium sacchariphilum encodes:
- a CDS encoding portal protein: MATPSIDAKPILARWDSMKAKRSTWDGYWQRIADYVMPRKAQINRSSTGAANDTAQLFDTTAVYANQTLANGMLAYMTPADGQWFSFSPPASRESDDEVSQWLQRCTEIVQRNLANSNFYSEIHELYFDDGGFGTGTLIALPGKSAALNFQALQIGSYCIAEDDERLVNTLFRELKLTAEQAADRFGEERLSEKLRKELAKIRETGKGCEQEHCFLHAVYPRRASEREPGKMDGKNKAFASVYIETDSRHVVSVGGFDEKPFFATRHARWGSEVWGISPSWMALPEARQLNELVKSMDALAEVKAWPRILAPGDMEGEMDLGASGVTFFDPSNPQAIPREWAASGDYNIGLEREKRKQDAIERAYHVPLFNMFSQIERQMTAREVAERSAEKLNQFTPAFTRKTTELLTPLLRCVFNIHLRGGMFPPPPAGMVEQGPDGVAYLAEPEISYNSRVALAMKAQANLAASRSMEGSIMLAQFRPEVLDHYDVDRITRDGARNDGLPADWLLPAEKVESIRKARAEAQQAAAAQQQALAAAEVAQKAGSVKPDSLAGQAVQQQQA; the protein is encoded by the coding sequence ATGGCAACGCCCTCCATTGACGCAAAGCCGATCCTCGCCCGGTGGGATTCGATGAAGGCGAAGCGTTCCACCTGGGACGGCTATTGGCAAAGGATCGCGGACTACGTCATGCCGCGTAAGGCGCAGATCAACCGGAGCTCGACCGGCGCCGCCAATGATACCGCGCAGCTTTTCGACACGACGGCGGTCTATGCCAACCAGACGCTAGCAAATGGGATGCTGGCCTATATGACGCCCGCTGACGGGCAGTGGTTTAGCTTCTCGCCTCCGGCCTCCCGGGAAAGCGATGATGAAGTGTCGCAGTGGCTCCAGCGCTGTACCGAGATCGTTCAACGCAACCTCGCGAATTCGAATTTCTACTCCGAGATTCACGAGCTTTACTTTGACGATGGAGGGTTCGGTACCGGGACGCTGATTGCTCTCCCGGGCAAGAGCGCGGCCCTGAACTTCCAGGCGCTTCAAATCGGCTCCTACTGCATCGCCGAGGACGACGAGAGGCTCGTCAATACGCTCTTTCGCGAACTCAAGCTTACGGCGGAGCAGGCGGCGGACAGGTTCGGAGAGGAGCGACTGAGCGAGAAGCTGCGGAAAGAACTGGCGAAGATCCGTGAGACTGGAAAGGGGTGCGAACAAGAGCATTGCTTTCTCCATGCCGTCTATCCGCGCAGGGCGTCCGAACGTGAACCCGGCAAGATGGACGGCAAAAACAAGGCTTTCGCCTCGGTGTACATCGAGACCGATAGCCGTCATGTCGTTTCGGTCGGAGGGTTCGACGAGAAGCCATTTTTTGCAACCCGTCATGCCAGGTGGGGATCGGAGGTATGGGGAATCTCTCCGTCGTGGATGGCATTGCCCGAGGCGCGGCAGTTGAATGAACTCGTCAAGAGCATGGATGCCTTGGCTGAGGTTAAGGCGTGGCCGCGCATCCTCGCCCCGGGCGACATGGAAGGGGAGATGGACCTCGGCGCGTCCGGCGTGACGTTCTTTGACCCGTCCAACCCGCAGGCGATACCGCGCGAATGGGCGGCCTCTGGTGACTACAATATCGGCCTCGAGCGCGAGAAGCGGAAACAGGATGCGATCGAACGCGCCTACCACGTGCCGCTCTTCAACATGTTCTCACAGATCGAGCGGCAGATGACGGCACGAGAGGTTGCGGAGCGGAGCGCGGAGAAGCTGAACCAGTTCACCCCGGCCTTTACCCGCAAGACCACGGAGCTTTTGACGCCCCTCCTTCGTTGCGTGTTTAACATTCACCTTCGAGGCGGCATGTTCCCGCCTCCGCCAGCGGGGATGGTCGAGCAAGGCCCTGACGGCGTGGCGTACCTGGCTGAACCGGAGATTTCCTATAACTCCCGGGTGGCGCTCGCCATGAAGGCACAAGCCAACCTCGCCGCAAGCCGCTCTATGGAAGGGAGCATTATGCTGGCTCAGTTCCGGCCCGAAGTGCTCGACCACTACGACGTTGACCGCATCACGCGCGACGGGGCGCGCAATGACGGTCTCCCGGCTGACTGGCTTTTGCCTGCCGAAAAGGTGGAGTCAATACGTAAAGCCCGGGCGGAAGCGCAACAGGCAGCTGCGGCGCAACAGCAGGCTCTCGCCGCGGCCGAGGTCGCCCAAAAGGCGGGGAGCGTCAAACCCGATAGCCTGGCTGGTCAGGCTGTCCAACAACAGCAGGCATGA
- a CDS encoding Bbp19 family protein — MSEAAKQRGIERARERQRLVNAARRVLESEDGRVLMAHLEETFRVNERVFTPVRSGADVYAYDPITAALADGARAVVLHLKGLSAATVKGDANIEEPTITVTKP, encoded by the coding sequence ATGAGCGAAGCAGCCAAGCAACGAGGAATTGAGCGCGCCCGCGAGCGGCAACGGCTGGTGAATGCCGCGCGGCGCGTTCTCGAAAGCGAGGACGGGCGCGTATTGATGGCGCACCTCGAGGAGACATTCCGCGTTAACGAGCGGGTATTCACCCCGGTTCGTTCCGGTGCCGACGTTTACGCATATGACCCGATCACGGCGGCGCTGGCCGATGGGGCGAGGGCTGTAGTGCTGCACCTCAAAGGACTTTCGGCGGCAACCGTAAAGGGTGACGCCAACATCGAAGAACCAACCATAACTGTAACAAAGCCATGA
- a CDS encoding phage capsid protein translates to MSNALRSIPEHYVTAYATNWEHLSSQMISRLKGQVAFDTVEGKEKSYSKIGGVQFQRITERAGATRIQDITTSKRWLRPYPFDAAHYEDEWDEKFLGDVSKPDSDVLVEHSAAYGRLADQIILEAAVGTAYTGEIGMTPITLPASQTIAVDFVRTGSAANSGLTLDKLRRAKRILDDNEVPDDEQRTIAVTSAQIEDLLRYTEVTSKDYNIVQALVDGTLNKFLGFEFKRVSSDIVPKSGNIRSVVFWSRRGIKLSDSGKQSHMDILPTQSHCLQIRSVGLLGATRDEEKKVGVIYCDESV, encoded by the coding sequence ATGTCCAATGCACTCAGAAGCATCCCTGAGCACTACGTGACCGCGTATGCGACGAACTGGGAACATCTGTCGTCACAGATGATTTCCAGGCTCAAGGGGCAAGTCGCCTTCGATACGGTCGAAGGCAAGGAAAAGTCGTACAGCAAAATCGGAGGCGTCCAGTTTCAGCGCATCACAGAGCGGGCTGGAGCAACGCGAATCCAAGACATCACCACGAGCAAGCGGTGGCTTCGCCCGTACCCGTTCGATGCCGCTCACTACGAGGACGAATGGGACGAGAAGTTTCTCGGAGATGTCTCGAAGCCGGACAGCGACGTTCTGGTTGAGCATTCCGCCGCTTATGGGCGTCTCGCCGATCAGATCATCCTCGAAGCCGCTGTAGGTACTGCCTATACTGGCGAAATCGGAATGACCCCGATCACGCTGCCAGCCTCGCAGACGATCGCAGTTGACTTCGTTCGGACCGGCAGCGCCGCAAACAGCGGACTCACCCTTGATAAGCTACGCCGTGCGAAGCGCATCCTCGATGACAACGAGGTTCCGGATGATGAACAGCGAACCATCGCCGTCACCTCCGCTCAAATCGAGGACCTGCTTCGGTACACCGAAGTAACCAGCAAGGACTACAACATCGTCCAGGCTCTCGTTGATGGAACTCTGAACAAGTTCCTCGGCTTCGAGTTCAAGCGGGTGTCCAGCGACATCGTTCCGAAGTCTGGGAATATCCGGTCCGTTGTCTTTTGGAGCCGTCGCGGAATCAAACTGTCGGACAGCGGAAAGCAGTCCCACATGGACATTCTGCCTACGCAGTCGCACTGCTTGCAGATTCGATCGGTCGGCCTCCTCGGGGCCACGCGCGATGAGGAAAAGAAGGTCGGAGTGATCTACTGCGACGAGTCTGTATAA